The following are from one region of the Thermofilum sp. genome:
- a CDS encoding 2-oxoacid:acceptor oxidoreductase subunit alpha, translating to MEALHVLIAGPAGAGVFATSNMLGKTLLRHGYEVFITNEYPSLIRGGQQWALVVASAESPVYSHRRRVDLLLALDKQALGSNLSKLGSEGLAVCDTADKGVEDPRVVPLPFREAVKELGAPTVSINTVGVGAIVGALGGDVELLKSAVASQFRSREVAEVNVKLAEKGYSMGVELRRRVRFQLKRLSSSRRLLIDGNSALALGLLAGGMTAFFSYPMTPASPILHFLAEIQREYGIVVFQPESELAAINMAIGAAYAGARAAVATSGGGFSLMVEALGQAAMTETPVVIVNVQRPGPSTGMPTHTAQSDLRFVLHASQGEFPRVVLAPSNPLEAYELGCEAMNIAWKYQVPVIVLSDKFLAESFWTIPDLPRLEPEEGRVLRGEVQGDYARYRLTGDGVSPMAVPGTRGALVYANTSEHDEYGFGTIDPAVVRAMQEKRFLKLRSLRAEAERKGVKVYGEGQVVLATWGSTTMVAREALRELEGVKLVQLVWLEPFPAESFAQEVSGRKLLVVENNMRGQLVSLIREHVLRQPEGFLGRYDGRPLDPEEVVEFVKMHMR from the coding sequence ATGGAAGCTCTTCACGTGCTTATTGCGGGTCCCGCCGGCGCCGGTGTTTTCGCAACCAGCAACATGCTTGGAAAAACCCTCCTGAGGCACGGCTACGAGGTTTTCATTACTAACGAGTACCCCTCGCTCATCAGGGGGGGACAGCAGTGGGCGCTAGTGGTAGCCTCTGCGGAGAGCCCTGTCTACTCCCACAGGAGAAGAGTCGACTTGCTGCTGGCCCTCGACAAGCAGGCGCTGGGATCGAATCTATCCAAGCTCGGGAGTGAGGGTTTAGCGGTATGCGACACCGCCGATAAGGGGGTTGAGGACCCCAGGGTCGTACCCCTGCCTTTCCGCGAGGCCGTGAAGGAGCTCGGAGCTCCCACTGTCAGCATCAACACTGTAGGCGTCGGCGCGATCGTCGGGGCGCTTGGGGGTGATGTAGAGCTGCTGAAGTCCGCTGTGGCGAGCCAGTTCCGCTCGAGAGAGGTTGCGGAAGTTAACGTGAAGCTGGCGGAAAAGGGCTACTCAATGGGCGTCGAGCTTAGGCGCAGAGTGCGATTTCAGCTTAAACGGCTCAGCTCCTCGAGGCGCCTGCTCATAGATGGGAACTCCGCGTTAGCTCTGGGGCTCCTGGCGGGAGGCATGACGGCTTTCTTCTCGTACCCCATGACCCCGGCCTCGCCGATCCTGCACTTCCTCGCTGAGATACAGAGGGAGTACGGCATCGTCGTCTTCCAGCCGGAGAGCGAGCTCGCGGCCATCAACATGGCGATAGGAGCTGCCTACGCCGGCGCTAGAGCGGCTGTTGCTACCAGCGGCGGAGGCTTCTCCTTGATGGTTGAGGCGCTCGGGCAAGCAGCCATGACAGAGACCCCAGTGGTTATCGTTAATGTGCAGAGGCCTGGACCGAGCACTGGAATGCCGACACACACTGCTCAGAGCGACTTGAGGTTCGTGCTCCACGCTTCTCAAGGTGAGTTTCCCAGAGTTGTGCTGGCCCCCTCGAACCCCCTCGAGGCCTATGAGCTGGGCTGCGAAGCGATGAACATTGCCTGGAAGTACCAGGTGCCGGTGATCGTTCTCTCCGATAAGTTTCTCGCCGAGAGCTTCTGGACGATCCCAGACCTGCCTAGGCTCGAGCCAGAGGAAGGCAGGGTGCTTCGAGGAGAGGTTCAGGGCGATTACGCCAGGTATCGCTTAACCGGGGACGGAGTTTCTCCGATGGCGGTTCCCGGCACCAGGGGGGCGCTTGTCTACGCGAACACCAGCGAGCACGACGAGTACGGTTTCGGAACCATTGACCCTGCCGTTGTCAGGGCAATGCAGGAGAAGAGGTTCCTCAAGCTCCGCTCGCTTAGAGCGGAGGCTGAGAGGAAAGGTGTTAAGGTTTACGGCGAGGGGCAGGTCGTGCTGGCGACGTGGGGATCTACGACCATGGTTGCCCGCGAAGCTCTTCGCGAGCTTGAGGGAGTTAAGCTCGTTCAACTCGTGTGGCTAGAGCCTTTCCCCGCTGAAAGCTTCGCGCAGGAGGTATCCGGGCGTAAGCTCCTCGTGGTCGAGAACAACATGAGGGGGCAGCTCGTCTCGCTTATTAGGGAGCATGTCCTTCGGCAGCCGGAAGGCTTCCTCGGCAGGTACGATGGGAGGCCGCTGGATCCGGAGGAGGTAGTGGAGTTTGTAAAAATGCACATGAGGTGA
- a CDS encoding thiamine pyrophosphate-dependent enzyme, with the protein MDERVYDTKKRPVWCPGCGNFAVLTALRRALAELDLKPEEVVIVTGIGCHGRMSDYVRANAFHTIHGRTLPLATGIKLANPNLTVIAHAGDGDAYAIGLGHLPHAARRNIDITLIVHDNMIFGLTTGQVTPTTPQGVKTKSTPFGNPERPLNPLLLALASGATFVARGFSGEADHLKELIKQGILHRGFAFIEVLQPCVTFFNTYQLFREKVYKIDGSHDPTDFEAALRLAQQEDRLPIGVFYRVERPTLEDYFAYAMSPPPALRKPQAPDLSKTIERFR; encoded by the coding sequence ATGGACGAGAGGGTCTACGACACGAAGAAGCGCCCTGTGTGGTGCCCAGGCTGCGGGAACTTCGCGGTACTCACTGCACTCAGGAGGGCTCTCGCCGAGTTGGACCTTAAGCCGGAGGAGGTGGTTATCGTCACCGGTATCGGCTGCCACGGGAGGATGAGCGACTACGTTAGGGCGAACGCGTTCCACACTATCCACGGCAGGACTCTCCCGCTAGCTACCGGCATCAAGCTGGCTAACCCTAACCTGACGGTCATTGCTCACGCCGGTGACGGAGATGCCTACGCGATAGGGCTAGGGCACCTACCCCACGCTGCACGCAGGAACATTGACATCACGCTTATCGTTCACGACAACATGATTTTCGGGCTGACAACGGGCCAGGTGACGCCGACAACCCCCCAGGGCGTGAAGACGAAGTCGACACCTTTCGGCAACCCCGAGAGGCCCCTCAACCCTCTTCTCCTAGCTCTCGCGAGCGGTGCGACATTCGTGGCTCGAGGCTTCAGCGGCGAAGCGGATCATCTGAAGGAGCTGATAAAGCAGGGGATCTTGCACCGCGGCTTCGCTTTCATCGAAGTTCTCCAGCCTTGCGTAACGTTCTTCAATACTTACCAGCTCTTCCGGGAGAAAGTATACAAAATCGATGGGTCTCACGATCCAACAGATTTCGAAGCAGCACTCAGGCTCGCGCAGCAAGAGGACAGATTGCCCATAGGCGTCTTCTATAGGGTGGAGAGGCCCACGCTCGAGGACTACTTCGCCTACGCGATGAGCCCGCCGCCAGCGCTCAGGAAGCCGCAGGCTCCAGATCTATCAAAGACTATTGAAAGGTTCCGCTGA
- the nucS gene encoding endonuclease NucS, with translation MRRRWSYLRISEAAERIAEAVTQRKLIVMLASCTVSYEGRTVSRLGEGERLIIVKPDGCTLVHRPYGSLPVNYQPEGSLVSVKREEGSLVIVSARAKPSEKLVIRVTRVLHLITAEVVDNAEFEVGGSEREIRDAIAEAAELLLGEKLKPVEVEAKLSGAGFADLLMVDEQGNFVVVEVKRDKADVEAVYQLKRYVEHMRGAVGPRVRGILAAPSISRKALTVLAREGLEYRRLNLRRLVKVREGLTRFLVEEGYGGDAGGGGVHGL, from the coding sequence GTGAGAAGAAGGTGGAGTTACCTGCGGATAAGTGAAGCTGCAGAGCGAATCGCCGAGGCGGTAACTCAGAGAAAGCTGATCGTCATGCTCGCATCGTGCACTGTTAGCTACGAGGGAAGAACGGTCTCCAGGCTTGGAGAGGGGGAAAGGCTCATCATAGTAAAGCCGGACGGGTGTACTCTCGTCCACCGCCCCTACGGCTCTCTCCCCGTGAACTACCAGCCGGAGGGTTCACTCGTAAGCGTGAAGCGCGAAGAGGGTTCGCTCGTGATCGTTTCGGCAAGAGCTAAACCATCCGAGAAGCTGGTGATCAGAGTGACACGCGTGCTCCACCTCATCACCGCGGAAGTTGTAGATAACGCGGAGTTCGAGGTCGGCGGCTCTGAGCGCGAGATACGCGACGCTATTGCGGAGGCTGCTGAGCTCCTTCTCGGGGAGAAGCTGAAGCCCGTGGAGGTTGAAGCAAAGCTGAGCGGGGCTGGGTTCGCGGATCTCTTAATGGTGGACGAGCAAGGTAATTTCGTGGTCGTGGAAGTAAAGCGGGATAAAGCCGATGTGGAGGCAGTGTACCAGCTAAAGCGGTACGTTGAGCACATGAGGGGGGCGGTGGGCCCGAGAGTGAGGGGGATCCTGGCAGCACCGTCGATATCTAGGAAAGCTTTAACCGTCCTTGCTAGAGAGGGGCTCGAGTACCGCCGCTTAAACCTCAGGCGGTTGGTGAAGGTGAGGGAGGGGCTCACCAGATTCCTGGTCGAGGAGGGTTACGGGGGTGACGCCGGTGGCGGTGGCGTGCACGGTCTTTGA
- the twy1 gene encoding 4-demethylwyosine synthase TYW1 produces the protein MESTLSAERYLRAGYRLVGSHSAVAICRWARSAIKGGKLCYKSWYGIKSHRCIQMTPVLNFCDFACKFCWRMHLPGRFKIPPGWRWDSPAEILDKSIVAQRLLLIGFKGNPAVSSERFLEAMFPRHLTISLDGEPLLYPKLAELVKEAKSRGLTVFLVTNGSIPVRLRELMRKDAQPTNLYLSVYGPNREVFEAAADPRIPRAWEMVNESLELLGKFGESRTVVRLTLVRGLNMVEPEGYAKLISKASPMFVELKGYTWVGESQKRLPITAMPEMRELESFAAKIAEHTGYSVKLTDEKSRVVLLVRDEEAWEKNLKMVEEWRKLEKERDEKIFEKIVDFTMDDHGYTILRY, from the coding sequence GTGGAGAGCACTTTAAGCGCTGAGCGCTACCTGAGAGCAGGCTACAGGCTGGTCGGTAGCCATAGCGCGGTTGCTATCTGCCGCTGGGCACGCTCAGCTATCAAGGGAGGTAAGCTCTGCTACAAGAGCTGGTACGGGATCAAAAGCCATAGGTGCATCCAGATGACACCGGTTCTCAACTTCTGCGACTTCGCCTGCAAGTTCTGCTGGAGAATGCACCTGCCCGGTAGGTTCAAGATCCCTCCTGGCTGGAGATGGGATAGCCCCGCCGAAATTCTCGACAAGTCCATAGTCGCGCAGAGACTCCTGCTGATAGGCTTCAAGGGTAACCCGGCAGTATCCTCTGAGAGGTTCCTCGAGGCCATGTTCCCCCGCCACTTGACGATAAGCCTAGACGGTGAACCTCTCCTATACCCGAAGCTTGCTGAGCTCGTGAAGGAGGCGAAGAGCAGGGGGCTCACGGTGTTCCTGGTGACTAACGGCTCGATCCCGGTCAGGCTCAGAGAGCTGATGCGCAAGGATGCTCAGCCGACCAACCTCTACCTAAGCGTTTACGGCCCTAACAGGGAGGTCTTCGAGGCGGCAGCTGACCCACGTATACCGAGAGCGTGGGAGATGGTTAACGAGAGCCTAGAACTCCTGGGCAAATTCGGCGAGAGTAGGACTGTCGTGAGGCTTACGCTCGTTCGAGGACTGAACATGGTTGAGCCGGAGGGCTACGCTAAGCTGATCTCAAAAGCTTCTCCGATGTTCGTAGAGCTGAAAGGGTACACCTGGGTTGGCGAGAGCCAGAAGAGACTGCCCATAACGGCTATGCCGGAGATGAGAGAGCTCGAGAGCTTCGCCGCAAAGATCGCAGAGCACACCGGCTACTCGGTCAAGCTCACAGACGAGAAAAGCCGAGTTGTCCTTCTCGTCCGCGACGAGGAAGCTTGGGAGAAGAACTTGAAAATGGTTGAAGAGTGGCGGAAACTCGAGAAGGAGCGAGACGAGAAGATTTTCGAGAAGATAGTGGACTTCACTATGGATGATCACGGCTACACGATCCTGAGGTACTAA
- a CDS encoding MFS transporter, whose translation MRESTIALLVLATEVFIGSATGIQRTILSIEVSRTLGVTLSLTPIVTFGIFKALADYFAALLAQSRGRSRVLRLGALLYAIGALSVLLLPQPFNFFLGNVLIGAGEGFVFAASAMILRSLLGLEKSALSFSYIESACYLGYALGAYAGGAALVLGGSAAPLLLIAVFSISALVVSLRVREVKKAEQFSGEESWGSGEKFSLKLIYRNPSTLSALLAAHVAKTADSIVWGVLPLFVVARGWGSYYAGYAQALILVMWSLMMPFWSYYSDRVGRKLISTAGLLFTAGLLLLLPSSGSPAETLLVAMLIGIGYAMYYPILPTPVADLTPPGARDVAIGLYRAVRDSGYFTGALLGSMLLSAPGDHIRETFMNTGVLLALSATTFSVIFRETRPTWPFLDLVIEHVKIIRDVLRLHIETIRCFFEGRQSEMEENVKRIKTLERRADTLKREIVWRIWSSLLPSSGRAEFEKLVGEIDKVAGAVLESSERLLWAKRGPELTRAYELLVGMLLETERLADRLVENLKLLSLSPLYAVRAAVEIDAGERRVDELRTELIHELRRLVNEGKIDTLTFLSLVEVANLIELASDDFQDAADLIRVIAYRHAATPLR comes from the coding sequence TTGAGGGAAAGTACCATCGCGCTTCTCGTATTGGCTACGGAGGTCTTCATAGGCAGCGCTACCGGCATCCAGAGGACCATCCTAAGCATAGAGGTTAGCAGAACCCTAGGCGTCACTCTCTCGCTCACGCCAATAGTCACCTTCGGCATCTTCAAAGCGCTCGCAGACTACTTCGCCGCCCTCCTGGCTCAGAGCAGGGGCAGGAGCCGCGTCCTCCGGCTAGGTGCTCTGCTTTACGCGATCGGCGCTCTCTCAGTACTGCTCCTGCCGCAGCCATTCAACTTCTTCCTGGGGAACGTGCTGATCGGCGCAGGAGAGGGCTTCGTCTTCGCAGCTTCAGCGATGATTCTGCGTAGCCTCTTGGGCTTGGAGAAGTCCGCCCTTTCTTTCAGCTATATCGAGAGCGCGTGCTACCTGGGATACGCTCTGGGAGCCTACGCGGGCGGCGCTGCCCTAGTGCTCGGCGGCTCTGCAGCTCCGCTGCTCCTAATAGCTGTGTTTTCTATCTCGGCGCTCGTAGTCTCGCTGAGGGTGAGGGAGGTCAAGAAGGCAGAGCAGTTTTCAGGCGAAGAGTCCTGGGGGAGTGGCGAGAAGTTCAGCTTAAAGCTAATTTACCGGAACCCCAGCACCCTCTCCGCCCTCCTGGCTGCCCACGTAGCGAAGACTGCTGACAGCATTGTCTGGGGTGTTCTCCCGCTATTCGTCGTGGCGAGGGGATGGGGGTCCTACTACGCGGGCTACGCGCAGGCGCTTATCCTCGTAATGTGGTCGCTAATGATGCCCTTCTGGTCTTACTACTCTGATAGAGTGGGAAGGAAGCTTATCTCCACAGCAGGTCTCCTGTTCACGGCGGGCCTGCTTCTCCTTCTCCCCAGCTCTGGCAGCCCAGCAGAAACGCTACTCGTGGCAATGCTGATAGGCATTGGCTACGCGATGTACTACCCCATCCTGCCGACCCCGGTCGCCGACCTCACGCCTCCCGGTGCGAGAGACGTCGCGATAGGCTTGTATAGGGCGGTGAGAGACTCCGGGTACTTTACCGGGGCTCTACTAGGGAGCATGCTCCTCTCCGCCCCAGGAGACCACATAAGGGAGACTTTTATGAACACGGGAGTTCTACTAGCGCTCTCGGCAACTACCTTCTCGGTGATCTTCCGCGAAACAAGACCAACGTGGCCTTTCCTCGACCTGGTGATAGAGCATGTGAAGATAATTCGCGACGTGCTGCGCCTCCATATCGAGACGATTAGGTGTTTCTTCGAGGGCAGGCAGAGCGAGATGGAGGAGAACGTGAAGAGGATAAAAACCCTCGAGAGGAGGGCGGATACGCTTAAGCGAGAGATCGTGTGGAGGATATGGTCAAGTTTGCTCCCCTCATCGGGGAGGGCGGAGTTCGAGAAGCTTGTGGGGGAGATAGACAAGGTCGCGGGAGCTGTGCTCGAGAGCAGTGAGAGGCTGCTCTGGGCGAAAAGGGGGCCCGAGCTCACCCGCGCTTACGAGCTGCTGGTCGGGATGCTGCTCGAGACGGAGCGCCTCGCCGACCGACTAGTAGAGAACTTGAAGCTGCTGAGCCTTTCCCCCCTCTACGCTGTGAGGGCAGCTGTCGAGATAGATGCTGGTGAGCGTAGAGTGGACGAGCTCCGCACAGAGCTCATCCACGAGCTCCGCAGGCTAGTCAACGAGGGGAAGATCGACACCTTGACTTTCCTAAGCCTTGTAGAGGTTGCGAACCTGATCGAGCTGGCCTCGGACGACTTCCAGGACGCTGCCGACCTGATCAGGGTAATCGCCTACAGGCATGCCGCCACTCCTCTTCGCTAG
- a CDS encoding anaerobic ribonucleoside-triphosphate reductase activating protein encodes MSGRAPAEHLLWIGGWKEVSLVDVLENVSFTLWTAFCNLSCPWCANFKLAKGKDRRLVSVEEIAAAVRETAAVVDYFHVTGGEPTLQYRPLARLLKLVRETTGLKLSFDTNAMLPQALKHILSEVSVDHVAVDVKAPLENPLKYAAAAGVSAKNGEKVVEMVEEGLLSLSGRVPFLELRTTVVPSLLDEEDVQIIATEIAQMGLKAERLVYVVQQFIPYPDVPAEYRSLPATPIHKLERAASTAAQILNGVAEVWVRTLEQGSKRVSRPASSAQEGR; translated from the coding sequence GTGTCAGGTAGAGCTCCGGCGGAGCACCTTCTATGGATCGGTGGGTGGAAGGAAGTTAGCCTGGTTGATGTGCTTGAGAACGTCAGCTTCACTTTGTGGACGGCGTTCTGCAACTTGAGCTGCCCTTGGTGCGCTAACTTTAAGCTCGCGAAAGGTAAGGATAGGAGGCTCGTCTCCGTCGAGGAGATAGCTGCAGCCGTGCGGGAGACCGCTGCAGTAGTCGACTACTTCCACGTTACTGGAGGTGAACCAACCCTCCAGTACAGGCCACTAGCACGCCTCTTGAAGCTAGTACGCGAAACTACAGGCTTGAAGCTGAGCTTCGACACGAACGCTATGCTGCCTCAGGCGCTCAAGCATATCCTAAGCGAAGTGAGCGTGGATCATGTAGCAGTCGACGTGAAAGCGCCTCTCGAAAACCCCCTCAAGTACGCTGCTGCGGCAGGTGTGAGCGCTAAAAACGGGGAAAAAGTGGTGGAGATGGTCGAGGAAGGACTGCTCTCGCTATCCGGGAGAGTCCCCTTCCTGGAGCTTAGAACTACGGTAGTTCCCAGCCTCCTCGACGAGGAGGACGTGCAGATAATCGCCACAGAGATCGCCCAGATGGGGCTTAAAGCCGAGAGGCTAGTCTACGTAGTGCAGCAGTTCATACCGTACCCTGATGTTCCCGCGGAGTACAGGTCTCTCCCGGCCACTCCAATCCACAAGCTCGAGAGAGCAGCTAGCACCGCCGCGCAGATCCTGAACGGTGTCGCGGAAGTGTGGGTGAGAACATTAGAGCAGGGGAGCAAGAGGGTGTCGCGCCCTGCTTCCTCCGCTCAGGAGGGACGATAA
- the asnS gene encoding asparagine--tRNA ligase produces the protein MPESFLYISDVLKLPEGARARTRGWVYRRRDLGGKAFVVVRDPTGILQCVFEPGTPGFEHASKVTVESSVIVSGVVRNDPRAPGGKELRGEELAIVGLADNFPIRKDASREFLLEVRHLAIRSRKLTAVLKVRHTVFAALHEYFRSNGYYEVQAPMFISAAVEGGATLFPVKYVDGSTVYLTQSSQFYLEALIYSLEKVYTVAPSFRAEKSRTRRHLTEFWHAEAEVAWVGLEEILKVEEELVTHIVERVLEQNKDELELLGRDLEPLKNVCPPFPRISYDKAVELLQSRGLAIKWGDDLGADEERVLTEFFDKPFFLYGFPEQVKAFYHRNDPSRPEVTLSADLLAPEGFGEIIGGGERIYDPRELVEKIKRFGLNPADYQWYIDLRRYGTVPHAGFGLGMDRLVMWIAGLDHIVDALPFPRTVSRTYP, from the coding sequence ATGCCGGAGAGTTTCCTCTACATCAGCGACGTACTGAAGCTGCCCGAGGGGGCGCGGGCGAGGACACGAGGCTGGGTTTACAGGAGGCGGGATCTCGGCGGTAAAGCTTTCGTCGTAGTCCGGGATCCTACGGGGATCCTGCAGTGCGTCTTCGAGCCTGGAACACCGGGTTTCGAGCACGCCAGCAAAGTCACTGTAGAATCTTCAGTTATCGTAAGCGGTGTAGTGAGAAACGACCCAAGGGCTCCCGGGGGGAAGGAGCTCAGAGGGGAAGAGCTTGCAATCGTGGGTCTCGCAGACAACTTCCCGATAAGGAAGGACGCTTCCAGAGAGTTCCTCCTCGAAGTGCGCCACCTGGCTATCAGGAGCAGGAAGCTTACCGCGGTTTTGAAAGTGCGCCACACCGTTTTCGCTGCGCTGCACGAGTACTTCAGGAGCAACGGGTACTACGAGGTACAGGCCCCCATGTTCATCTCCGCCGCCGTGGAGGGGGGCGCTACGCTATTCCCGGTGAAGTACGTTGACGGTAGCACCGTCTATCTGACGCAGTCCTCCCAGTTCTACTTAGAGGCGCTGATCTACAGCCTTGAGAAAGTTTACACTGTAGCACCATCGTTCAGGGCTGAGAAATCCCGGACACGCAGACACTTAACCGAGTTCTGGCACGCAGAGGCGGAGGTCGCGTGGGTGGGGCTGGAGGAGATCCTGAAAGTGGAGGAGGAGCTCGTCACGCATATTGTCGAGAGGGTTCTCGAGCAGAACAAGGATGAGCTCGAGCTCCTTGGAAGAGACCTCGAACCGCTGAAGAACGTCTGCCCACCGTTCCCGAGAATTAGCTACGATAAGGCGGTAGAGCTGTTGCAGTCCAGGGGTCTCGCGATCAAGTGGGGTGATGACCTCGGCGCAGATGAGGAGAGGGTACTTACGGAGTTCTTCGATAAGCCCTTCTTCCTCTACGGGTTCCCGGAGCAGGTAAAAGCGTTCTACCACAGGAACGATCCATCGAGACCTGAGGTTACTCTTTCGGCCGACCTCCTCGCCCCGGAAGGCTTCGGCGAGATTATAGGCGGCGGGGAGAGGATCTACGACCCGCGCGAGCTCGTGGAGAAGATTAAGCGCTTTGGGTTGAACCCGGCGGACTACCAGTGGTACATCGACCTCAGACGCTACGGGACGGTTCCCCACGCGGGCTTCGGGCTGGGGATGGATAGGCTTGTGATGTGGATTGCTGGGCTGGATCACATAGTGGACGCTCTCCCGTTCCCGAGAACCGTTTCGAGAACTTATCCCTAG
- a CDS encoding DEAD/DEAH box helicase, producing MAEVLEELLRDGGHSVVYTKVEEVLEPRLGPPVEEVVRSEVLVRTLKERGIHRFYAFQAEAIEAIREGKNVLILASTGAGKTEAFLVPILDEMLLGDPSISVVIYPTKALARDQLERINAYTSGVFGLRVATYDGDTPEKEREMLFQYPPRLLVTNPDMLHLSLRQSPRFRDLVRGVSHVVLDDAHVYSGVFGSHVHYVLKRLRRAIGAEPQLVAASATIGNPEEFAEKILGSDAFVVNAEPVRKAPVYHVMLEPKTRARRAEVIHLMKLLSAKGLRTLVFVDSHRLAESLAILAEREGIRAAVHRAGLLPEERRKIEAKLKRGELDAVVATPTLELGIDVGELDAVVMYGIPPTFSKYVQRAGRVGRRGRAGYVLLVLGNDPISSYYGRHPEEYYGQRPDPVFVEPCNEEVAKVHLLSMSTESVLRVSELTEFERTVVESLLGAGLLKLAQGGYLRPTRKGLAFLRERDNIRGVGEQVVIVTDTGRVIGHRELPQALKELFPGAIYLHGGRAYMSLRLEGKRAVVKLLPAKVPPISTSPLHYTVPAEEEILASRRAFGIPVSYLSLSVQEVVYGYVTKTFPEGQVISQRLLESELSYSFRTKGILLEFPPKAEWTDMQNAEAFHAVEHALIYAAQMVVGAGPTDLGGISFPTGHIFVYDAFPGGSGVSAKLFQELEEALKRAYDITSKCSCEDGCPRCIFSPYCGNNNKVLSRRKASEVLAETISLKLAPVRLERSGRPLV from the coding sequence GTGGCCGAAGTGCTGGAGGAGCTGCTCCGCGACGGGGGCCACAGCGTGGTTTACACTAAGGTAGAGGAGGTACTGGAGCCCCGCCTGGGCCCCCCGGTCGAGGAGGTTGTAAGGTCGGAGGTTCTGGTTAGGACGCTGAAGGAGAGGGGAATTCACCGCTTCTACGCTTTCCAAGCGGAAGCTATAGAGGCCATCAGGGAGGGGAAGAACGTCCTGATACTGGCGAGCACGGGCGCGGGAAAGACGGAAGCTTTCCTCGTGCCTATTCTCGATGAGATGCTCCTCGGAGACCCTTCAATTTCGGTCGTGATCTACCCGACCAAGGCGCTCGCGCGCGACCAGCTGGAGAGGATCAACGCCTACACGAGCGGTGTTTTCGGGCTCCGTGTAGCCACCTACGACGGTGACACGCCGGAGAAGGAGCGGGAGATGCTGTTCCAGTACCCCCCTAGGCTGCTGGTCACGAACCCTGACATGCTCCACCTCTCCCTCAGGCAGTCCCCGCGCTTCAGGGACCTGGTGAGAGGCGTTTCCCACGTAGTTCTCGACGACGCGCACGTGTACAGCGGTGTCTTCGGCTCGCACGTCCACTACGTGCTGAAGCGCCTGAGAAGAGCTATCGGAGCAGAACCGCAGCTGGTAGCAGCCTCGGCGACCATCGGCAACCCCGAAGAGTTCGCGGAGAAAATTCTCGGCAGCGACGCCTTCGTCGTGAACGCTGAGCCTGTCCGCAAGGCGCCTGTATACCACGTGATGCTGGAGCCTAAGACGAGGGCCAGGCGGGCTGAAGTCATCCACTTAATGAAGCTCCTTTCCGCGAAGGGCCTCCGGACTCTGGTCTTCGTCGACAGCCACAGGTTGGCCGAGAGCCTGGCCATCCTGGCCGAAAGGGAGGGCATCCGCGCCGCTGTGCACCGCGCCGGGCTGCTGCCTGAGGAGCGGAGGAAGATCGAGGCGAAGCTTAAGAGGGGGGAGCTCGACGCTGTGGTAGCGACGCCAACACTGGAGCTGGGCATTGATGTGGGGGAGCTGGACGCCGTAGTGATGTACGGCATCCCCCCGACCTTCTCTAAGTACGTTCAGAGAGCCGGCAGGGTGGGGCGGCGGGGCCGCGCAGGATACGTGCTTCTCGTTCTGGGCAACGACCCCATCAGCAGCTACTACGGGAGGCACCCCGAAGAGTACTACGGTCAGAGGCCAGACCCCGTGTTCGTCGAGCCGTGCAACGAAGAGGTGGCTAAGGTTCACCTGCTCTCGATGAGCACTGAGAGCGTTCTCAGAGTTTCCGAGCTGACAGAGTTCGAGAGAACGGTGGTGGAGAGCCTGCTCGGAGCTGGGCTCCTGAAGCTGGCGCAGGGAGGCTACCTCAGACCTACGAGGAAGGGGCTTGCGTTTCTGCGCGAGAGGGACAACATCCGGGGGGTGGGGGAGCAAGTGGTGATAGTCACCGATACGGGGCGCGTGATCGGCCACCGCGAGCTTCCTCAAGCACTCAAGGAGCTTTTCCCCGGAGCCATCTACCTCCACGGGGGGAGGGCCTACATGTCCCTGCGCCTCGAGGGTAAGCGTGCGGTGGTCAAGCTCCTCCCGGCGAAAGTGCCTCCGATCTCCACTTCGCCGCTACACTACACCGTGCCGGCGGAGGAGGAAATCCTCGCGTCCCGCAGAGCTTTCGGCATCCCGGTCAGCTACCTTAGCCTATCGGTGCAGGAGGTGGTGTATGGTTACGTCACGAAAACCTTCCCGGAGGGGCAGGTGATCTCCCAGAGGCTCCTTGAGAGCGAGCTGAGCTACTCGTTCAGGACGAAGGGGATTCTACTCGAGTTCCCGCCGAAAGCGGAATGGACGGATATGCAGAACGCGGAAGCTTTCCACGCAGTCGAGCACGCGCTGATCTACGCAGCCCAGATGGTCGTAGGCGCGGGACCCACAGACCTGGGGGGCATAAGCTTCCCGACAGGGCACATCTTCGTTTACGACGCTTTCCCGGGAGGTTCCGGCGTCAGCGCTAAGCTCTTCCAGGAGCTTGAGGAGGCGCTGAAGCGCGCCTACGACATAACGTCTAAGTGCAGCTGCGAGGACGGGTGCCCCCGCTGCATCTTCTCCCCCTACTGCGGCAACAACAACAAGGTGCTCTCGAGGAGGAAGGCTTCCGAGGTCTTAGCGGAGACGATAAGCCTCAAGCTGGCGCCGGTGCGCCTGGAGAGGTCTGGAAGGCCTCTTGTTTAA